A part of Daphnia pulex isolate KAP4 chromosome 6, ASM2113471v1 genomic DNA contains:
- the LOC124195972 gene encoding protein hu-li tai shao-like isoform X4, giving the protein MAAEAATTMAAAEQKLNGLDEQQLNGCEFDPNAVVDEDDLKKLRPPDIDADVRDMERRRRVEVMMGSRTFRDDLERIVDQQLREGGAAGLFALQQHISDLTGMGTHRGLGGGGGGGARCVIPINDIKGVDFPSYVKGEKIIRCKLAALYRLVDLFGWSQSIYNHITVRVSQEQEHFLLNPFGLLYSEVTASSLIKVDMQGNVVDPGTTNFGVNIAGFVLHSAIHAARPDAKCVVHIHHPACVAISALKCGFLPVSQESVLIGEVSYHDYYGILVDPEERESIARNLGPLNKVMFLRNHGLVILGETIEEAFFRACNTVLACESQIRMMPVGLDNLIMISEDAKRRSQEVAKRANEFTRAGRNNVTLTGVETGEQPEQEEVKEKPRTREVKWRQGDMEFEAYMRMLDNSGYRSGYPYRVHSVRTELPRQKHDVEVPPAVSSFGYMIEEDELYKNSPLRKLLDGRRTLDKNRWINSPNVYQKVEVVEQGTQDPKKITKWVPDGSPTHSSTPFKLEIAHQFVPMGTTSKEFKQKQKQIKENRRQGGISAGPQSHILEGVSWDEAQKLQDANTSGTGDHVVVVGAASKGIIQRDFQHHAMVYRTPYAKNPFDSVSDQEIEEYKRQVEMSQKGISEEHEVSYSTTEAPTMEPLVAESVVLSPSGEQVRPERKSSPTSPRPLSDDEASPRVVEVAVKHVPQEDHAQRQLLPADGAEVNGDEIDNPQSQVSQSSRDESSARDMSTEDSPSKSKDKKKKKGLRTPSFLKKKSKEKKKPTPEA; this is encoded by the exons ATGGCAGCCGAAGCAGCTACTacgatggctgctgctgaacaaaaattgaatggaTTGGACGAGCAGCAGCTCAACGGTTGCGAATTTGACCCCAACGCCGTGGTGGATGAGGACGATTTAAAGAAGTTGCGGCCGCCAGATATCGACGCCGACGTCCGCGACATGGAACGTCGACGAAGAGTCGAAGTCATGATGGGCAGCAGGACCTTCCGCGATGACTTGGAGAGGATCGTTGACCAGCAGTTGAGAGAAGGAGGGGCTGCCGGACTCTTTGCTCTTCAACAGCACATTTCAGACTTGACCGGAATGG GTACCCATCGAGGGTTGGGCGGCGGTGGAGGTGGTGGAGCGCGTTGCGTTATCCCCATCAACGATATTAAAGGCGTGGATTTCCCCAGTTACGTTAAAGGAGAAAAGATCATTCGGTGCAAGTTGGCAGCCCTCTACCGGCTGGTCGACCTCTTCGGCTGGTCGCAATCTATTTACAATCACATTACG GTTCGCGTGAGCCAGGAGCAGGAGCACTTTCTATTGAACCCGTTTGGTCTGCTGTACAGCGAAGTAACGGCCTCTTCCCTGATTAAGGTCGACatgcag GGCAATGTGGTCGACCCAGGAACAACGAACTTTGGAGTCAACATTGCCGGTTTCGTCCTACATTCGGCCATCCACGCTGCCCGCCCGGACGCCAAATGTGTCGTCCACATCCACCATCCAGCTTGCGTCGCC ATCTCCGCCCTGAAATGCGGGTTCCTTCCCGTCAGTCAGGAGAGCGTGTTGATCGGGGAAGTGAGCTACCACGACTACTACGGCATTTTGGTGGATCCTGAAGAGCGCGAGTCGATCGCACGGAATCTCGGCCCCTTGAACAAA GTGATGTTCCTCCGCAATCATGGCCTAGTCATCCTTGGCGAGACCATCGAGGAGGCATTTTTTCGCGCCTGCAATACCGTCCTGGCCTGCGAGTCACAAATCAGAATGATGCCCGTCGGTCTCGACAATTTGATCATGATTTCAGAGGACGCCAAACGACGCTCTCAG GAGGTAGCCAAGAGAGCCAACGAGTTCACTAGAGCCGGACGCAATAATGTTACATTGACTGGAGTCGAAACTGGAGAGCAACCCGAACAAGAAGAGGTTAAAGAGAAACCTCGGACTCGCGAGGTCAAGTGGCGACAGGGCGACATGGAATTCGAAGCTTACATGCGGATGTTGGATAACTCT GGTTACCGAAGTGGATATCCGTACCGCGTCCATTCAGTGAGAACGGAATTGCCCAGGCAGAAACATGACGTCGAAGTCCCACCGGCCGTCTCTTCCTTTGGTTATATGATCGAGGAAGACGAGCTATACAAAAACAG cCCACTCAGAAAGTTGCTAGACGGACGTCGAACCCTGGATAAGAACCGCTGGATCAATTCACCCAACGTCTACCAAAAAGTGGAAGTAGTCGAGCAAGGAACGCAGGATCCCAAGAAGATCACCAAG TGGGTACCCGATGGCTCTCCGACTCACAGCAGCACTCCGTTCAAGTTGGAGATTGCCCACCAATTTGTTCCCATGGGCACGACATCGAAGGAATTTAAACAGAAGCAGAAGCAGATCAAAGAGAACCGTCGCCAAGGTGGCATCAGTGCCGGCCCCCAGTCGCACATTTTGGAAGGTGTCAGTTGGGACGAAGCTCAAAAATTACAA GACGCTAATACAAGCGGCACAGGCGACCATGTAGTTGTTGTCGGTGCAGCATCAAAAGGCATCATTCAACGTGACTTCCAGCACCACGCCATGGTCTACAG AACTCCGTACGCCAAGAATCCCTTTGATTCCGTCTCGGATCAAGAGATTGAGGAATACAAAAGACAAGTGGAGATGTCTCAGAAGGGTATTTCAG AGGAACACGAAGTCAGTTACTCAACTACGGAAGCTCCCACGATGGAGCCTCTTGTAGCCGAGTCTGTCGTACTATCTCCAAGTGGTGAGCAAGTCCGTCCCGAACGGAAATCATCACCAACATCGCCACGGCCGCTAAGTGACGACGAAG CAAGTCCACGAGTAGTTGAGGTGGCTGTGAAACACGTGCCGCAAGAAGATCACGCACAACGCCAACTTCTCCCGGCAGACg GCGCTGAAGTGAATGGCGACGAAATAGACAACCCACAGAGCCAGGTGTCGCAGAGTAGCCGCGACGAATCGTCAGCTCGCGACATGTCGACGGAAGATTCTCCCTCCAAATCCaaggacaagaagaagaagaaaggactTCGAACACCATCCTTCCTCAAGAAGAAAagcaaggagaagaagaagccaacaCCAGAAGCTTGA